In Brevibacillus brevis, a genomic segment contains:
- the crcB gene encoding fluoride efflux transporter CrcB, translating into MMMAWIAVAAGGAVGSILRYGLSLAANSPGLPAGTWLANIIGSFLIGMLSVWGKEQGILPPQVYLLFATGVMGGFTTFSTFSLEVISFWGDGQILRGTVYALLSLAAGLLACAAGVWMARHWS; encoded by the coding sequence ATGATGATGGCATGGATTGCGGTAGCGGCAGGGGGTGCGGTTGGTTCGATCCTGCGTTACGGGCTCTCTCTGGCAGCGAACAGCCCCGGGCTGCCGGCGGGCACCTGGCTCGCGAACATAATCGGTTCGTTTTTGATCGGCATGCTGTCGGTCTGGGGCAAAGAACAGGGGATTCTTCCGCCTCAAGTGTACTTGTTGTTCGCGACAGGAGTGATGGGAGGGTTTACGACCTTCTCGACTTTTTCCCTGGAGGTCATTTCTTTTTGGGGCGATGGCCAGATTCTCCGTGGTACGGTATACGCGTTGCTTAGTTTGGCGGCAGGTCTATTGGCATGCGCAGCGGGTGTCTGGATGGCTCGTCATTGGTCATGA
- a CDS encoding DUF896 domain-containing protein: MVSEAEIKRINELVKKSREVGLSEEEKLEQKQLRQKYIDAVRLSLKANLDSIRYVEDLEENGPKQ; the protein is encoded by the coding sequence GTGGTATCCGAAGCAGAAATTAAACGCATTAATGAACTGGTGAAAAAATCCCGTGAAGTTGGACTGTCCGAGGAAGAGAAGCTCGAACAAAAACAGCTTCGTCAAAAATACATCGATGCGGTAAGGCTTTCGCTGAAAGCAAACCTCGATTCGATCCGTTATGTGGAAGACCTTGAAGAAAATGGGCCGAAACAGTAA
- a CDS encoding LysM peptidoglycan-binding domain-containing protein, whose translation MSTISIQNRWNKGEVRRSRFGITRGQALLFLISFSLFFYLLTELVFASGAEETLPVKEVTVRAGDSIWKLAVRYQEEAQMDVKELVAAIQEVNDLDSVVIYPGQTLRIPVAQ comes from the coding sequence ATGTCGACCATTTCGATACAGAACCGTTGGAATAAAGGAGAAGTCCGCCGCTCTCGCTTTGGGATTACAAGAGGTCAGGCGCTACTGTTTCTCATTAGCTTCTCTCTCTTTTTTTACCTCTTGACCGAACTGGTGTTTGCCTCTGGTGCAGAAGAGACTCTTCCTGTGAAAGAAGTAACGGTGCGAGCAGGCGATAGTATTTGGAAGCTGGCTGTTCGCTACCAGGAGGAAGCACAGATGGACGTGAAAGAGCTGGTGGCGGCCATTCAAGAAGTGAACGATCTCGACAGTGTCGTGATTTACCCGGGGCAGACACTGCGAATACCTGTTGCGCAGTAA